A region from the Pelecanus crispus isolate bPelCri1 unplaced genomic scaffold, bPelCri1.pri SCAFFOLD_271, whole genome shotgun sequence genome encodes:
- the LOC104036918 gene encoding galectin-3 produces MSDGFSLSDALATSNNPTPSAPPPQGWPSWGNQPPAPGGVPAYPGPPGTYPGGPGAYPGAPGAFPGAPAGPGLYPAPGQPPSGPGFGPSPPQGGPAPPMKVPFDLPLQAGLLPRLLITITGTINPNANRFSLDFKKGNDIAFHFNPRFNEDNRKVIVCNSMFQNNWGKEERTAPRFPFEAGKPFKLQILCEVDHFKVAVNDAHLLQYSFREKQLNAITKLCIAGDITLTSVTPTMI; encoded by the exons ttATCCGATGCCTTGGCCACCAGCAACAATCCCACCCCgtctgccccccctccccaaggcTGGCCCTCCTGGGGGAACCAGCCGCCGgctcccgggggggtcccggcgtaccccggccccccggggaCCTATCCTGGAGGACCAGGAGCGTATCCTGGAGCACCCGGAGCGTTCCCTGGAGCACCAGCTGGACCAGGGCTGTATCCTGCCCCAGGACAACCGCCCAGTGGCCCTGGATTCGGGCCCTCTCCTCCGCAGGGGGGACCGGCTCCTCCGATG AAAGTCCCCTTCGATCTGCCCCTGCAGGCAGGACTCCTCCCTCGGCTGCTCATAACCATCACCGGGACCATCAACCCCAACGCCAACAG GTTTTCACTGGATTTCAAGAAAGGGAATGACATTGCCTTCCACTTCAATCCCCGCTTTAATGAAGACAACAGGAAAGTCATCGTCTGTAATTCGATGTTCCAGAATaactggggaaaggaggagaggacagcTCCTAGGTTTCCATTTGAAGCTGGAAAACCCTTCAAG ctccAGATCCTTTGCGAGGTGGATCACTTCAAGGTAGCAGTCAACGACGCTCACTTGCTGCAGTACAGCTTCCGCGAGAAGCAGCTGAACGCGATCACCAAACTCTGCATTGCTGGGGACATCACCCTCACCAGCGTCACACCCACCATGATATAA